The DNA region GCTCCTTGTATTTTCATCGTCGATGAATCTGACTACCGTGCTTGATGATTTAAGGCCATCCATCTTCTCAAGCCAAAACACTAAATATGCAGCATAATGGGCATTCTTTGACAGAAGTCTAGCTTTTATTCTTCCTTGGATATGGATCCAACCTACAGATCGTAGCCTCGCCACTTCTGCAAATCTAAAGTTTTTatacataacaaaaaaaaaaagatattacgTATTAtgcaaacaaaaaaataaatgtatgtgcaTGTATATATAACTCATAGATAAATTGCATTTTAATACATATGTATGTAAGCATTTgcgtattattattattatttatggaTTCGAACCTGGAGTTGGTGTGTGGGATGAAATCCCAACAACCTTTCCATGAAATTTGAAGTTGTCTTGCTCCAACCATAAAGCATTTCTTCCCATCTCTCTTGTGAAGGGAAAAGCTCTGATTacatttcacaaaatttataatcACATAAAAACTTAGCAGTGATATATAAcaacaattaattttatttttctataattattataaattaatcagAAGGCTGATATATAGCAATAAAATATTGACGTATGATCGATATTATTGTGTCTTTCGTGTAAATTAATAAATGGATCATTTATAATATAACGTAAGAGTGTCAGTTTATCAATAATTGAGTCCTTTTTTTCGATAAAGTGGTACTGCGTGCATGGGCCATGGCTTTTACAATAATTAAGTGCAAcaatttttatcaaataatttggTGTAATTGTACTTTTTGTCAATGAATTACGTTATGCAAGAATAGGCGAGAGTCGTCAAGGATCTCAAAACTTAACagcaaaacaaaaacaaaacaccACCTCCGATCCGGGATAGTACAGTAGATGAACAACTTCTTTAACTTGtgtatattaataaatataaaatatataaaattccatTCATAAGCATGcagaagaatgtgaaatataATTAAACGATAAATGAAGAAATCCATCAACAAACAAATATAAACACTATGTACATATGTATCATATGtaaagaaattaaataacacTGGTAATTGGAGTATTAGCTTACCATTTTTCCTCCATCAACAAGAATAGGAGAGTGACAGAGATGGAAATACAACTCTTTCTTGGTGGCGTATTTGAGAGGAGAAATCGATTCAGAGACAATCTCTTGATATTCAGATGGCAAAAATCTCTCCCAAACAGCGTCCGACTCGACTGCCGATTCGAATTCTTTCGATACAATTGATGATCTTGAAGCATCCAAAGGGGATGTAAATGATAGGATCTCAGAAATGCATCCCTCAGGCAATCTCGCAAAAGGGTCCATTCTAATATAAATTTCTCCTTATAATGTTGTTTCCAACTAATGAATCAAGATTGATTTGAAGAGGCTATATATGGAGTTTTTTTATACTTGTAGTTCGCAAGATAATTATGTAACGTGTTTATATATACTTGAAAAAATGTCAATAGATGTTGAACCAAAAGGACTTTTGGCctaaattataatattgtgtTTTTTTACCAAACATGATAGACTTCACTCATCTCTCTTCGTCTTTGTCAATCTTGTTTCATACACCTTTCTattatattgttttattttattggaCGTGCGATCttattgtatttaatttatttatcaatggATTTGCGACTAAAGGTTTCGTGGATTTGGTTCTGATCACTAATTGCTATATgtgtttttgtttaatttgattTGGTGTGATCTTATTTATTGTAGTTAGTCAAATATGCATTCTAAACTCCATGCATGGCTTTCAATATCGGACGAACATGTCCCAAGGGGTCAATGGAAGAACTAGGATTTGAAATCTACCTGAGCTAGAGTCATGACCGACGATTCTTCTCCTGCCAGGAACCGACGACACTAAGGGGGATTGGGTTTGATTTTAGTATGTTTGGGCTCACATATGTTTTCATATTGATTTTAATGTGTTAGTTTTGGGCCACCAGGCTTATCTCAAAGTGGCCCAAAATAatacataacaaaatttttaaaaaactattgGGCCACCAAGGTTACAGCCCGGGTGTGCCAACAAGTAGCTCCGCTGCGAGAATGACCGAGATAATGGATTAAATGAATGATTgactaataattaaaattttgatttcctcTCTGGATGTTTTTTGGAGCGAGTATGTCACACATGATTTGCACAGTGTAATTTACTTGACTAATATTATTTCAGGCTATTGTGTTGATTTTAGAGTTTACCTAGTGGACACTGAAAAATAGCGAATGTGTGTTCCtacgtcataaaaaaaattggacaacGACcatcaatttataaaattagCATTTCATATTCTAATATTAGATGCAGTAgcataaatattatatgttcaAATGCACAATATAGAAGTAGTCTAATAACTATTAACTAAGCAAACATCGAATATTTGTCCAAATATTCAAATTCACATACTATGAATTTTAATGCAGCCAAGATTTTCGACTAcgagtactagaatttttttacaGAGAAGGgatttatatgaaaaaaaatgtaatattttttatatgtgatcaaaataaaatattcatatcacaaaattgacgcGTAAGACTTTTTAACAAAAGTTTTTATTTACAAAAGAAATATAGGAGGATTTATTCGATCTTTATCTTCACCGTTAAGTTACATTTGTTGATCTTAACATTACCGTTAAGAAATATAGATTCAATAGCATACAACGagtcaaataaatttttaagtagTTTAATGCATAACccgcttttaaaaaataattaacggCTCATTAACGACTCGCCGTTAAAATGAGTGATCCACGAAATCATTGTACACCGATGCCACATGATATAAACTCCTTTTCAGACACTCAACGGTTGACGTGACTGACATCACCGTCTCTGTCCTTCAATGGCGCACGTTAGTCTCACATTACGATAAATACTATTGTGGAAAAGCTGAACACACACCCCGCTCCTTACCCTACACGCCTCCcgtaaagaaaaatatcaaTTGAAGAGTACTGAATACTGATAGCTGTCTGAAGTGAACGACACATTGGCATATATTTACTGATTTTTCCTGTGTCGAGGGTTTATATCGGAGCTGAAATATGCGAAATTTGCCAGGGAATTGTTTGTTTGGAATGGAAACTTGGAGGAATTTGTTGTCGGTGGATTTCAATTCCGGAGNTATCAGCTGAGCCTCTGATGTATCTTAGGGACCATTTCAATGCCTCCCAATGGCTTCGTCCTGAATCTGACATGAACCTGCTGACGAGACTCACAGCATGTGCCAAATCTGGCCTACTACACaccataccatacatgatactccCAACACCACTTGCATAAGGCACAGTTGCCATATCTGCTCTTTCTTGTTCACTTTGTGGTGATTGGTCTGCTGAGAGTCTAAAATGGTGTCCAAGTGGAGTAGTTACAGCTTTTGACTTGTGCATATTAAATCTATGCAAAACTTTttcaagatactgcccttgtgTAAGAAATAGAGTCCTATCCTTTCTGTTTCTTATTATTTCCATGCCTAGAATTCTCTTGGCACTTCCCAAGTCCTTCATTTCGAATTCTTTACTCAGTACAGCTTTGATTCCTTGAACTTCTGATTTACTATGACTTGCCACTAACATGTCATCTACGTACAAGAGTAAATAGGCCATGATCCTATCGTTTTCTCTTTTTATGTAAACACAGCTATCGTGGTTGCATCTAGTAAAATcattctttaaaataaaatcatcaaagcGTTTGTACCACTGCCTTGGACTTTGCTTAAGTCCATACAAGGACTTCTTCAGTAGGCAGACTTTGTTTTCATTTCCAGCCATAGTATATCCATCCGGTTGGTTCATATAAATTGTTTCTTCTAACTCACCGTGTAGGAAAGCTGTTTTAACGTCCAATTGTTCCAGCTCAAGGTCAAAATGAGCAACCAAAGCAAGAACTAATCTTATGGAGGTGTGTTTAACCACTGGTGAAAAAATTTCATTGAAATCAACTCCTTCCACTTGTGAGAACCCTTTGGCTACTAATCTAGCCTTATACCTTTCCTTTTCAATTCCGGGGATTCCTTGTTTtatcttgtaaatccatttgcatcccaCAATCCTTTGGTTTTTGGGTCGATTCACAAGTATCCAGGCTCTGTTTTTGGTTAGTGACTTCATTTCCTCATCCATGGCAGCTTTCCAGAGCTTTCTTTCCTTGCTGTTTAAAACATCCTTGTAAGTTTTAGGTTCCTCATACACAATGTCCTCTGCCACATTGAATGCGTAGAATATAAGATCAGCATGTCCATATCTTAATGGTGGATTAATAGCTCTTCTTTTCCTGTCTCTTGCAAGAGCATAAGTCTTGATTTCATCAGTTCGCTCATCAGCCTCATGTTCTTGTAATTGCTCTTCTTGAGCTTCAGTTTCTGTTCCACTATTGTGATTATTTTCCTGTGGATTTAAATCTTGAAGCTCCACCTCAATTTGGGATTCCCTTGAATCTGTCTCATTTATGGGATTTTCCTTCTGGTTATGTGTTGGATATCCCATCTTAGTTTCATCAAATATCACATCTCTACTTATGAAACATTTTTGTTCACTTGGTTCTAAACACCACAGTTTATAACCCTTGACACCTTGAGGATAACCAATAAAAATACACCTCTTTGCCCTAGCATCAAGTTTTCCCTGTCTTGTATGAGAGTATGCCCTGCATCCAAACACCTTTAAGTGGCTGTAGTCTACTGGTTTACCACACCACAGCTCCATTGGTGTCTTAAAATTTATAGCTACAGAGGGGCATCGATTGAGCAGGTAACCTGCTGTTACAGCAGCTTCACCCCAAAAGGGTTTTGGTAATCCAGCATTCAATAGCATGCACCTCACCCTTTCCAATAGAGTTCTATTCATCCTCTCAGCTAGGCCATTTTGTTGGGGTGTGTAGGGGACTGTTTTATGCCTGGTTATACCTAATTTTCTGCAGAACTCATTGAATTCATCCGAGACAAACTCTAAACCATTATCCGTCCTTAGGTGTTTTAGCTTAGATCCAAGTTTGTTTTCATTCATTTTGTGCCACTCCTTAAATTTTCCAAAGGTTTCTGTCTTATTTTTCAAGATAATGACCCACACTCTTCTTGAGAAATCATCTACAATGCTCATAAAATATTTCCCTCCACCATGAGTTTGTGTTTGAGCAGGCCCCCACAGATCAGCATGAACATATTCAAATGGTTTGGTTGTTTTGTGAGTTCCTGTTGTGAACTTGACTCTTTTGGCTTTTCCCAAGACACAGAATTCACAAAATTCTAAACCATTCACTTTGTCACCACACAAGAGGTTTTGTTTTGACAATTCAACTAATCCTCTTTCACTAACATGGCCAAGCCTCATGTGCCAAATTCTTGCCATTccagtttctgaattttgtatgGTGGCTGCATTTCCTACCACTGTACTTCCCAGTAATGAGTACAACCCATTTTTCCTTATTCCTTTCATGATGGTCAGGGATCCTTTCATGACCTTTAACAGACCATTTTCTGCTTTAAATGTATGACCATTCATTTCTAATATGCCAAGTGAGATGAGATTTCTCTTGAGTTCAGGAATGTACCTGACTTGTTGAAGCAATTTTTCAGTGCCATCATGCAGTTTCAATCGGATGTTACCTGTTCCAATTACTTTACAACCTTTGTTATTTCCCAGCAGTACTAATCCACCATCCCCTGGTTCCAAAACTTCAAACCAGTCCTTGTTAGGACACATGTGAAAACTACAACCTGAATCAAGAATCCATTCCTTGTTTGTTGCAGTTTGATGAACCACTAGTGCGTCTGCTGATTCATAACCATCTGAGATTACAGCATCACTTTCACCATCGTCCTTTCTATCATGATCTTTCTTCCTATCAGGGCAGTCCCTTTTAAAATGACCTTGCTTGTGGCAATGATAGCATTTAAAAGGTGTCTTGGAATTCTTATTACTGCTTGTTCTTGATGAGTTTGATCTTGATCTGGACTTAGCCTTCTTGTGCCATTTTTGTTCACGCTTTTCTGGCCTACCTCGCACAAATAGGCCATCAGCACCATTTGATTCTTTTCCTTCAATTTTCTTCTGCAGTTCTTTAGCCTTCACTGCAGATTGAACTTCATCAAGGGATATGGTTTGTTCCCTTCCATAGAGCATAGCATCCTTAAAATGATCATAGCTCTTTGGAATCGAATTCAGCAATAGCAGGGCTTTATCTTCATCTTCCAGTTTTACATCAATATTCACAAGATCATCAATGATCTTGTTAAACTCATCAATTTGCTCTGAGATGGTCTTATCTTCTGTCATCTTGAAAGAATCGAGCCTCTGTTTTAGATAGAGTCTGTTGGCTAGAGATCTTGTCATGTAGAGAGACTCAAGCTTTGTCCATATTGCACTAGCAGATTCTTCCCTTGCCACTTCCCTAAGGACTTTATCCCCTAGGCTCAAGATTATGGAGCTGTGCGCTTTATCAAGGATTTCTGCTTTCTCTTTTTCATTTAGAGATTTTGAAAGAGCTGCTTCTCCTTTTAATGCTTCGACAACTCCTTGTTGAACCAACATGGCCCTCATCTTTACCCTCCATAATCCAAAATCATTTAGCCCTGTGAATCGTTCAATATCAAATCTTGTAGACCCCATCGATATGGTTtagtttcccacagacggcgccactTGTTATAAATGTCTAACAAGTTTGATATTACAAAGAAACCAATCCAAGATCACAAACAACAACGATTTCACAACTCCAGTAATCAAgcacaaaaataaaagaagaacaTAGCAATTACGTGGTTCGATCACAAGTGATCTACGTCCACGGGAAGAAgaaaacaattttatttatgaatcagAGAATATTCACAGGTTACAACTCAactcttcttttcttttctctctaTCACAAACCCAATACCCGAGAATCCCAAGAAATTTAGAGCCCTGAGTTTTCCCAGTAACTATTCTCCCTTGCAGCTTGTGTAGGTGGATCAATGGAGTATTTCAGCTCGCCTGAACTCAATCTCAGCTGGGGATTTTTGAAACTCTCTCTTCTTCTTTCTCTACTTGAGCGTAACCGTGAATCAAGAAAAAAACC from Primulina huaijiensis isolate GDHJ02 unplaced genomic scaffold, ASM1229523v2 scaffold25443, whole genome shotgun sequence includes:
- the LOC140967639 gene encoding F-box protein At2g02240-like, with the translated sequence MDPFARLPEGCISEILSFTSPLDASRSSIVSKEFESAVESDAVWERFLPSEYQEIVSESISPLKYATKKELYFHLCHSPILVDGGKMSFSLHKRDGKKCFMVGARQLQISWKGCWDFIPHTNSRFAEVARLRSVGWIHIQGRIKARLLSKNAHYAAYLVFWLEKMDGLKSSSTVVRFIDDENTRSEHKECRETGKMAKMRDDGWMEIEMGKFYSKNEDYDGEVEVWLIEINNPHGKFGLMVEGIEFRPI